A part of Winslowiella toletana genomic DNA contains:
- a CDS encoding protealysin inhibitor emfourin → MNPLPELSDDTVIELAREGGFAYLPKLAAQRRIALAQLASPQRERVCDILRKALAQGEPPGPACSAGRGDQRYYRLQISYSTHQSSGDIIMLIPESAAPPELEMLWRDGE, encoded by the coding sequence ATGAACCCATTACCTGAACTGAGCGATGACACAGTAATTGAACTGGCGCGCGAAGGCGGCTTTGCTTATCTGCCGAAACTGGCGGCGCAGCGGCGTATTGCGCTGGCTCAGCTTGCCAGCCCACAGCGCGAGCGCGTCTGCGATATTCTGCGTAAGGCGCTGGCGCAGGGTGAACCGCCCGGGCCAGCCTGCTCTGCCGGACGGGGGGATCAGCGCTATTATCGCCTGCAAATCAGTTACAGCACCCATCAGAGCAGCGGTGATATTATTATGCTGATCCCCGAGAGCGCCGCACCACCAGAACTGGAAATGTTATGGCGCGACGGTGAGTGA
- a CDS encoding M4 family metallopeptidase, with protein sequence MPNAVIPPYILRNIIDHGSDQQQFHARHTLTHVQALMAENWQKPVAPQKAHPGQVDREIYDAQQQQTLPGKLVRSEQQAANGDIAAEEAWNYLGVTYDFFWQAYQRNSLDNRGLTLMGSVHYGKEYQNAFWNGQQMVFGDGDGEIFNRFTIAIDVVAHELAHGVTETEAGLIYFSQAGALNESLSDVFGAMVKQFHLQQSADQADWIIGEGLLAKGIKGRGLRSMSEPGSAYNDPMLGKDPQPGHMRDYITTRDDNGGVHLNSGIPNRAFCLAAKALGGNSWEQAGYAWYDTVCDKALPQDADFATFAQFTILHGQQRFNKSVAQAIEEAWKQTGVLP encoded by the coding sequence ATGCCTAATGCTGTTATTCCACCCTATATCCTGCGCAACATCATTGACCATGGCTCTGACCAGCAACAGTTCCATGCCCGGCATACCCTGACTCATGTACAAGCCCTGATGGCGGAAAACTGGCAAAAACCGGTCGCGCCACAAAAAGCCCATCCTGGTCAGGTCGACCGCGAAATCTATGACGCACAGCAGCAGCAAACTCTGCCCGGTAAGCTGGTTCGCAGCGAACAACAAGCGGCTAACGGTGATATCGCGGCAGAAGAAGCGTGGAACTATCTTGGCGTTACCTATGACTTTTTCTGGCAGGCTTACCAGCGCAACTCACTGGATAATCGGGGATTAACCCTGATGGGCAGCGTGCATTATGGCAAGGAGTACCAGAACGCTTTCTGGAACGGGCAACAGATGGTATTTGGTGACGGCGACGGCGAAATATTTAACCGTTTTACCATCGCCATTGATGTGGTGGCGCATGAGCTGGCCCATGGCGTGACGGAAACCGAAGCCGGTCTGATCTACTTTTCCCAGGCCGGTGCGCTGAACGAATCATTGTCTGACGTGTTCGGGGCGATGGTGAAACAGTTCCATCTGCAACAGAGTGCCGATCAGGCCGACTGGATTATTGGTGAAGGGCTGCTGGCGAAAGGGATCAAGGGACGCGGTTTACGTTCAATGTCAGAGCCGGGCAGCGCCTACAACGATCCGATGCTCGGTAAAGATCCGCAACCCGGCCATATGCGCGATTACATCACCACCCGTGATGACAACGGCGGCGTACATCTTAATTCCGGCATCCCGAATCGCGCTTTCTGTCTGGCGGCGAAAGCACTGGGCGGTAACAGCTGGGAGCAGGCAGGTTACGCCTGGTACGATACAGTATGCGATAAAGCTCTGCCGCAGGATGCCGATTTCGCCACTTTTGCGCAGTTCACTATCCTGCACGGCCAGCAGCGGTTTAATAAATCGGTGGCGCAGGCTATCGAAGAGGCGTGGAAACAGACAGGCGTACTGCCATGA